A section of the Falco peregrinus isolate bFalPer1 chromosome 3, bFalPer1.pri, whole genome shotgun sequence genome encodes:
- the ARMC1 gene encoding armadillo repeat-containing protein 1, protein MHAAEKMNSTMSEEPDALSVVNQLRDLAADPLNRRAIVQDQGCLPGLILFLDHPNPPVVHSALLALRYLAECRANREKMKSELGMMLSLQNVIQKTTTPGETKLLASEVYDILQSSNMSDTDNVNEMNYRRRKAQFFLGSTNKRAKTVVLHIDGLDDSSRRNLCEEALLKIKGVISFTFQMAVQRCVVRIRSDLKAEALATAIASTKVMKAQQVVKSESGEEMLVPFQDTPVEVEQNTDLPEYLPEDESPTKEQDKAVSRVGSHPEGAASWLSTAANFLSRSFYW, encoded by the exons AtgcatgctgcagaaaaaatgaattctACTATGAGTGAGGAGCCTGACGCATTATCTGTAGTTAACCAACTCAGAGATCTAGCAGCTGACCCATTGAACAGACGGGCCATTGTTCAGGATCAAGGATGCCTGCCAGGTCTTATTCTGTTTTTGGACCATCCCAACCCTCCAGTTGTTCATTCAGCTTTACTA GCTCTTCGCTATTTGGCAGAGTGCCGTGCCAacagagaaaagatgaaaagtgAATTGGGTATGATGCTCAGCCTACAGAATGTAATACAAAA GACCACTACACCAGGAGAGACTAAACTTTTAGCTTCTGAAGTCTATGATATCCTTCAGTCTTCTAACATGTCAGACACAGACAATGTGAATGAGATGAATTATCGTCGACGGAAAGCACAGTTTTTCCTCGGCAGCACAAATAAGCGTGCCAAGACAGTGGTTTTGCATATAGATGGCCTTGATGATTCG tctcGAAGGAATCTTTGTGAAGAAGCCTTGTTGAAAATTAAAGGTGTTATTAGTTTTACCTTTCAAATGGCTGTTCAAAGGTGTGTGGTCCGAATTCGCTCAGACTTAAAAGCAGAG GCATTGGCAACGGCAATAGCATCAACCAAAGTTATGAAGGCACAGCAAGTTGTGAAAAGTGAAAGTGGCGAGGAG ATGCTAGTTCCATTCCAAGATACTCCAGTAGAAGTAGAGCAGAATACAGATCTACCTGAATATTTACCAGAAGATGAAAGCCCTACTAAGGAACAGGACAAAGCAGTGTCTCGTGTTGGGTCGCACCCAGAAGGTGCAGCAAGctggctcagcacagcagcaaactTTCTATCAAGATCTTTCTACTGGTGA